A window from Streptomyces sp. NBC_00271 encodes these proteins:
- a CDS encoding AMP-dependent synthetase/ligase: MREFSLPALYEVPADGNLTDIVRRNAAQHPDVAVIARKVGGTWTDVTATTFLAEVRSAAKGLIASGVQPGDRVALMSRTRYEWTLLDFAIWSAGAITVPVYETSSAEQVQWILGDSGASACIVELDTHAASVESVRDRLPALKHVWQIEAGGVEELGRAGQDVSDATVEERSSLAKADDPATIVYTSGTTGRPKGCVLTHRAFFAECGNIVERLRPLFRTGECSVLLFLPLAHVFGRLVQVAPMMAPIKLGCVPDIKHLTDELAAFRPTLILGVPRVFEKVYNSARAKAQADGKGKIFDKAADTAIAYSRALDTPSGPSLGLKIKYKTFDKLVYSKLRAVLGGRGEYAISGGAPLGERLGHFFRGIGFTVLEGYGLTESCAATAFNPWDRTKIGTVGQPLPGSVIRIADDGEVLLHGEHLFKEYWNNEAATAEALADGWFHTGDIGTLDEDGYLRITGRKKEIIVTAGGKNVAPAVIEDRIRAHALVAECMVVGDGRPFIGALVTVDEEFLGRWAEEHGKPAGSTAASLREDPDLIAAIQDAVDDGNAAVSKAESVRKFRILSSQFSEESGHLTPSLKLKRNVVAKDYADEIEAIYRG, from the coding sequence TTGCGCGAGTTCAGCCTTCCGGCTTTGTACGAGGTCCCTGCGGACGGAAATCTGACCGACATCGTCCGCAGAAACGCCGCGCAGCATCCCGACGTCGCCGTCATCGCCCGCAAGGTGGGCGGCACGTGGACGGACGTCACCGCCACCACCTTCCTCGCCGAGGTGCGGTCCGCGGCCAAGGGCCTGATCGCCTCGGGCGTACAGCCCGGCGACCGGGTCGCCCTGATGTCCCGTACCCGCTACGAGTGGACACTGCTCGACTTCGCGATCTGGAGCGCGGGCGCGATCACCGTGCCGGTGTACGAGACCAGCTCGGCCGAGCAGGTGCAGTGGATACTCGGCGACTCGGGCGCGAGCGCCTGCATCGTCGAGCTGGACACGCACGCGGCCTCCGTGGAGTCGGTGCGCGACCGGCTGCCCGCCCTCAAGCACGTCTGGCAGATCGAGGCCGGCGGGGTGGAGGAACTGGGGCGCGCGGGCCAGGACGTCAGCGACGCCACCGTCGAGGAGCGCAGCTCGCTCGCCAAGGCGGACGACCCGGCGACCATCGTCTACACGAGCGGTACGACCGGCCGTCCCAAGGGCTGTGTCCTCACCCACCGCGCCTTCTTCGCGGAGTGCGGCAACATCGTGGAGCGGCTGCGCCCCCTGTTCCGTACGGGCGAGTGTTCCGTCCTCCTCTTCCTGCCGCTCGCGCACGTCTTCGGACGGCTGGTGCAGGTCGCGCCGATGATGGCGCCGATCAAGCTGGGCTGCGTCCCGGACATCAAGCACCTCACCGACGAGCTGGCCGCGTTCCGGCCGACGCTGATCCTCGGTGTGCCGCGGGTCTTCGAGAAGGTCTACAACTCGGCGCGCGCCAAGGCGCAGGCGGACGGCAAGGGCAAGATCTTCGACAAGGCGGCGGACACGGCGATCGCCTACAGCCGCGCCCTGGACACCCCCTCCGGCCCGTCGCTCGGCCTGAAGATCAAGTACAAGACGTTCGACAAGCTCGTCTACAGCAAGCTGCGCGCGGTGCTGGGCGGTCGCGGTGAGTACGCGATCTCCGGCGGCGCCCCGCTCGGCGAGCGTCTGGGCCACTTCTTCCGCGGCATCGGCTTCACGGTCCTGGAGGGCTACGGTCTCACCGAGTCCTGCGCGGCCACCGCCTTCAACCCCTGGGACCGTACGAAGATCGGTACGGTCGGCCAGCCGCTGCCCGGCTCCGTGATCCGGATCGCCGACGACGGCGAGGTGCTGCTGCACGGCGAGCACCTGTTCAAGGAGTACTGGAACAACGAGGCCGCGACCGCCGAGGCGCTCGCGGACGGCTGGTTCCACACGGGTGACATCGGCACCCTCGACGAGGACGGCTACCTCCGTATCACCGGCCGCAAGAAGGAGATCATCGTCACCGCGGGCGGCAAGAACGTCGCCCCGGCCGTGATCGAGGACCGCATCCGCGCGCACGCGCTGGTCGCGGAGTGCATGGTGGTCGGCGACGGGCGCCCGTTCATCGGCGCGCTGGTCACCGTCGACGAGGAGTTCCTGGGCCGCTGGGCCGAGGAGCACGGCAAGCCGGCGGGTTCCACCGCGGCGTCGCTGCGCGAGGACCCGGATCTGATCGCTGCGATCCAGGACGCGGTCGACGACGGCAACGCCGCGGTGTCGAAGGCGGAATCGGTGCGGAAGTTCCGCATTCTGTCCTCCCAGTTCTCGGAGGAGTCGGGCCACCTCACGCCGTCCCTGAAGCTCAAGCGCAACGTGGTGGCGAAGGACTACGCGGACGAGATCGAGGCCATCTACCGGGGCTGA
- a CDS encoding DUF5304 domain-containing protein: MSEERPTSDAAQEANDEARTSDADAWAKACAEDLAAEKARRRAQYGPPPGSAAEELRKLVDAVADKLSGLNSPLFGVVASGTAQQMVNQVVQQAKAAVEPVIERNPDVFDHLAAAGSELLAAYRSAVEAQERRWTTRERGPRDEGTGPGERIDLD; this comes from the coding sequence ATGAGCGAAGAGCGCCCCACGTCCGACGCCGCTCAGGAGGCGAACGACGAAGCGCGCACGAGCGACGCCGACGCATGGGCGAAGGCGTGCGCCGAGGACCTCGCGGCGGAGAAGGCCCGGCGCCGCGCCCAGTACGGTCCGCCGCCCGGCTCGGCCGCGGAGGAACTGCGCAAGCTGGTCGACGCGGTCGCCGACAAGCTGTCCGGACTGAACTCGCCGCTGTTCGGCGTGGTCGCCTCCGGCACCGCCCAGCAGATGGTCAACCAGGTCGTACAGCAGGCCAAGGCCGCCGTCGAACCGGTCATAGAGCGCAACCCCGATGTCTTCGATCACCTCGCGGCCGCGGGCAGCGAGCTGCTCGCCGCCTACCGCTCGGCCGTCGAGGCCCAGGAACGACGCTGGACCACCCGGGAGCGTGGCCCCCGCGACGAGGGGACCGGTCCGGGGGAGCGGATTGACTTGGACTAA
- a CDS encoding metallophosphoesterase family protein — MAPTPGGNRRTRIHVVSDVHGNARDLARAGDGADALVCLGDLVLFLDYADHARGIFPDLFGAENADRLVELRTARRFAEAREFGRRLWDEIGMDHSVAIEKAVRKQYAELFAAFPTPTYATYGNVDMPPLWAEYAGPGTTVLDGERVEIGGRVFGFVGGGLRTPMRTPYEIDDEEYAAKIEAVGEVDVLCTHIPPDVPELVYDTVARRFERGSRALLDAIRRIRPRYSLFGHVHQPLARRMRIGTTECVNVGHFAASGRPWVLEW, encoded by the coding sequence ATGGCACCCACACCAGGCGGTAACCGCAGAACGCGCATTCATGTGGTCAGTGACGTGCACGGCAACGCGCGCGACCTGGCCCGGGCCGGCGACGGCGCGGACGCCCTGGTGTGCCTCGGTGACCTGGTGCTCTTCCTCGACTACGCCGACCACGCGCGCGGCATCTTCCCCGACCTCTTCGGCGCCGAGAACGCCGACCGGCTCGTCGAGCTGCGCACCGCCCGCCGCTTCGCCGAGGCGCGGGAGTTCGGGCGGCGGCTGTGGGACGAGATCGGGATGGATCATTCCGTGGCCATCGAGAAGGCGGTGCGCAAGCAGTACGCCGAGCTGTTCGCCGCGTTCCCGACACCGACGTACGCCACCTACGGCAATGTCGACATGCCCCCGTTGTGGGCGGAGTACGCCGGACCCGGCACGACGGTCCTCGACGGTGAGCGGGTGGAGATCGGCGGCCGGGTCTTCGGCTTCGTCGGCGGGGGGCTGCGCACCCCCATGCGGACGCCCTACGAGATCGACGACGAGGAGTACGCGGCGAAGATCGAGGCGGTCGGCGAGGTCGACGTGCTGTGCACGCACATCCCGCCGGACGTACCGGAGCTGGTCTACGACACGGTGGCGCGCCGCTTCGAACGCGGCTCCCGTGCCCTCCTGGACGCGATCCGCCGCATCCGTCCCCGTTACTCCCTCTTCGGCCATGTCCACCAGCCGCTCGCGCGCCGGATGCGGATCGGGACGACCGAGTGCGTGAACGTCGGCCATTTCGCGGCGTCGGGCCGCCCGTGGGTCCTGGAGTGGTGA
- a CDS encoding SRPBCC family protein, with amino-acid sequence MAEHTSSSITIEAAPADVMAVIADFARYPDWTGEVKEAEVLATDGQGRAEQVRLVMDAGAIKDDQTLGYTWTGDHEVSWTLVKSQMLRSLDGSYILKPAGAGATEVTYRLTVDVKIPMLGMIKRKAEKVIIDRALAGLKKRVESGEAG; translated from the coding sequence ATGGCGGAACACACCAGCTCGAGCATCACGATCGAGGCGGCACCGGCTGATGTCATGGCGGTCATCGCCGACTTCGCCCGCTACCCGGACTGGACGGGAGAGGTGAAGGAGGCGGAGGTACTCGCCACGGACGGGCAGGGCCGCGCCGAGCAGGTACGCCTCGTCATGGACGCCGGTGCGATCAAGGACGACCAGACCCTGGGGTACACCTGGACCGGCGACCACGAGGTCTCCTGGACCCTGGTCAAGTCCCAGATGCTCCGCTCCCTGGACGGCTCGTACATCCTCAAGCCCGCGGGCGCCGGCGCCACCGAGGTCACCTACCGGCTCACGGTCGACGTCAAGATCCCCATGCTGGGCATGATCAAGCGCAAGGCCGAGAAGGTCATCATCGACCGGGCACTGGCAGGTCTGAAGAAGCGGGTGGAGTCGGGCGAGGCGGGCTGA
- a CDS encoding ArsA family ATPase yields the protein MRTILITGQGGTGRTTVAAATALKAAREGTRTLLLTADRTDTLGAVLGVPTGAEPTDTAPHLTTWRPDANARFREDLTAFQDRATTALDLLGAARLDAEELTPLPGAEELALLRALRDAATSQTYDLLVVDLPPTPQALALLALPEELRRYLRRLLPPERQAARALRPVLGRLAGVPMPAEWLYETAARWDIELAAVAAVVEDRATTVRLVAEPGPAGTDAVHAAITALALHGLRVDALVANRVLPAASADAWLGALAAQQRKALDEWQETYTVHEVPHLGRDPRGTDDLGALPVPGVNRAPNPVEWPVLDHLADDGVLVWHIPLPGAIREELDLIRRGDELVVTVGQFRRIVPLPSALRRCTVAGAALREGELRVRFAPDPDLWPRTR from the coding sequence ATGCGCACCATCCTGATCACAGGCCAGGGCGGCACGGGCCGTACGACGGTCGCGGCCGCCACCGCGCTGAAGGCCGCCCGCGAGGGCACCCGTACCCTCCTGCTCACCGCCGACCGCACCGACACCCTCGGCGCCGTCCTCGGCGTGCCCACCGGCGCGGAACCCACCGACACCGCGCCCCACCTCACGACCTGGCGCCCCGACGCCAACGCCCGCTTCCGTGAGGACCTCACCGCCTTCCAGGACCGCGCGACCACCGCCCTGGACCTGCTCGGCGCCGCCCGCCTGGACGCCGAGGAACTCACCCCCCTGCCCGGCGCCGAGGAACTCGCCCTGCTGCGCGCCCTGCGCGACGCGGCGACCTCGCAGACGTACGACCTGCTGGTCGTGGACCTCCCGCCGACCCCCCAGGCACTCGCCCTCCTCGCCCTCCCGGAGGAGCTGCGCCGCTATCTGCGCCGGCTGCTCCCGCCGGAGCGCCAGGCGGCCCGCGCCCTGCGCCCCGTCCTCGGCCGCCTCGCGGGCGTCCCGATGCCCGCCGAGTGGCTGTACGAGACGGCGGCACGCTGGGACATCGAGCTGGCCGCCGTCGCGGCGGTCGTCGAGGACCGCGCCACGACCGTACGGCTGGTCGCCGAGCCGGGTCCGGCCGGCACCGACGCCGTGCACGCCGCCATCACCGCCCTCGCCCTGCACGGGCTGCGCGTCGACGCGCTGGTCGCCAACCGGGTACTGCCCGCCGCCAGCGCGGACGCCTGGCTGGGCGCCCTCGCCGCCCAGCAGCGCAAGGCGCTGGACGAGTGGCAGGAGACGTACACCGTCCACGAGGTCCCGCACCTCGGCCGCGACCCGCGCGGCACCGACGACCTCGGCGCGCTCCCCGTGCCCGGCGTCAACCGGGCGCCGAACCCGGTCGAGTGGCCCGTTCTCGACCACCTCGCCGACGACGGCGTCCTCGTATGGCACATCCCGCTGCCCGGCGCGATACGCGAGGAACTGGACCTGATCCGCCGGGGCGACGAACTCGTCGTCACCGTGGGCCAGTTCCGCAGGATCGTGCCGCTGCCGTCCGCGCTGCGCCGCTGCACCGTGGCCGGCGCCGCCCTGCGCGAGGGGGAACTCAGGGTGCGTTTCGCGCCGGACCCGGATCTGTGGCCCCGGACACGGTGA